Within Triticum dicoccoides isolate Atlit2015 ecotype Zavitan chromosome 1B, WEW_v2.0, whole genome shotgun sequence, the genomic segment CACCCAGACAGACACACATGTGTACtctaagtaaataaggtgcagtgtAAGCCTTCAATTACTGTTGATAGAAGATGACGGGTGCAACACATATGACAACATTAAACATGTTTATTCAGAGGTTCCTTTGAATTGAAAAAGTTGCCGGTATAAGAAAGTTTTCAAGCAAATAATAGTGCAAGCAAGTTCAAAAAAAAATGAACAGTCACGGGGGGAGGGGTTCCCCGcctgaatatattgctcaaaaAGCTGCCAAAGCCAAGAGTCACCCCTTAAGCTTTGGCTGATCCACTTTATAAGGGAAACTGGATCAAAAACCTAAACGAATAGACCCTGTTTATGAGGGAAACCGGCCGAAAACCGTAGCAAGTAAATTTATAGTGAGGACATAAAAGAGAAATGGTGCACCATTACCAATATGAGAAAACGATTGTTGGATTTTCCATATTGTGCAGCTGCTTCTCCAATAGGGAGGACGGCAGTGTGTATTGCTGGTAGCGGAGCTTTACTAGTTGCATTATGTAGGTCGCTGCAGGAAAATAAATACGATAATTGTTAAAATCCCAATAGTAAGAATACTATGTGTATGGCCAAAAAGAAACCCAGTCATCAGATAAATACTACTCTCCCAAACTCAACACCAGATTGTAAAGCATCAGCTCCTCACCAGACATAGTTTTCGGCCCAGTCTTGTGCGATGTGTCTTGACACAAGATCATAATTATGCCTGTGGTTCTTCTCCCTTTCTTCAGTTGGCATATCCAAAGCACGTTTTATTGCGTCTGCTACTTCCACGATATCCCATGGGTTTACAATAATAGCACCAGCCCCAAGAGATTGCGCTGCCCCTGCAAACTGAAAATAAGAATAACAGCAATTCATGTAACATTGACACCATATTTAAGAAAAAAGGGAAATGTGCAACATCCAAATATATAGTAACCACGTCAGCACCAGGAGATACCTACAAATATCGGCCAGGTCAAAAACAGCTTACCTCACTCAGTATCAGAACACCTTTATTTGATTCTTGACAGGCAACATATTCATAGCTTACAAGATTCATTCCATCTCTCAGTGATGTTATCAGAGCTACATCTGAACAACACAGAACGGACTCACAATTTAAAAAGTAGACCATAATAGTAGAAGTGATAAACACAGAGGACTTATTCACAGGAAATGGTACCAGTGATTGCATAAAGAGCACACAATGAATCAAAATCGACGGTTTGATCCTGAAAATATAGGCAACATCAGAATTTCTCTCACAAATCATAATACACAACATACCAGAATTAACATCTCTATTGTGGTAGTGATGATTAAAATGCATTTCAATACAAACATCCATTAGTACTAACAAAAATATAAAATTTGTGTGCATAGGGGAAGGGGACGAACCAGGTGTAGAATAGGAGTTGCTTTCAGTGTTCCGAATCGACCATTTACACGTGCAACCAGTTCATGCACTTGACTTGCtagcttccgatctgctcaagTGAGTACATAAAACATTAACAACCCAGAAAACATCATTAGCTTAAGCATAGCTAGTCGAAATGGAAGCATTGTTACtatagttttttttttcaaatgttAACATATGAATTACAGTAAATAAAATATGTAATCCCATTTAGGATTGGATACCATGACTCCATGAGTGTTCTCGACAGAAACGGTTTCTTGTAATCGCCTAATGGTACATGCTAGCAGAAGTTAAATCTTATTACTAGAAACTACCTATATAGACCATCATATACCTAAATGTTAAATCACATGCTTTTTTTAATACTGAACTGGTAGGATTCTACTAATCAATAGTCAATGAGTGCAAACTCCACTTGCGGATGCAAAATTCAAGAATGGCCGACTGTCTGTGTGTATTAGACTGTTGGTTTAAAAATAAGAGAACAAAAATATACATGTAAGCTTCTTATTATCTTGGGACTAGGGACCCTTAAATCTTAATGAGGCATTTTCATTTTGTCAATAAAAAGTAGAGAATTACCTAATTATAGAATAGTAATATGCGTTCAATGATTACTAAGAACAATACTTTGAAATTTTCTAAGGAACCCAATCGTGCAGAAATTTATGTTCTGGACACAACACTCCAAGCATTAGTGCATCTTCTATTTCATTCACAAGTGTCAGCAACAAATTTGGGAGTTTCATTACTTCAGCTAGTAGAAGGTATATTATTTCTGAAGCATGATATCACATTATTGTATTAAATTATAAACCCATTCAAGTAAGTAAATATTCTGCATGTCCACTATATGAGTTATTTGCATAGAAGGAAGCAAAAAATTATAAAACCATAGAAATGAATCTTACATTCGGGTACGTCACTTCTGGTTGGCACTGCAATCTGCAGTAGAACCACTTTGTATTCAGAATCCAGttcctcgtttttctcaagaaattTCTCAAAGGCCAACAACTTTTGCAGGAATCCTTTAATCATGTCTAGCCGGTCCACACCAAGTATTACCTATCACATTAGCAAACAAAAACGAATGAAATAACGTAAAATGTTGAGAATCCAGATGTGTATATGATTGACCAAGCAAAATCAAAGAGCTAACTAAGGAGATGATACATAGAAAATATGTTCATACCTTTCGGCCAGCAAAAAGTTTCTTGAATTCGGTAATTTTGTCTTTCACTTTGGGATCCTCCAATGCTTTTGTAAAACGCTGAGCGTCTATCCCGATCGGAAACTAAATATTTCAGCAAAGTGAGTATAAAACAGAACCAATTCTTGcatgcataaacaaataatttcaaATCTTCTAAATGGTGATAAGATTCAGATATCATGATGAACAAGGAAATGAGTGTATAAATAATGTTGTTGTATTAACAAGACTGAATATCATTTTGAAAATTTCAGATAAGATGATAAAAATAGAAATTACAAGTTTCCATACGTACAGCATCCACCTTGACAATCCTTCCGTCAAACTGAATACCCTCAAGGCAACCCTCAAGCCCAAGCAGGCTAATGCAAGCACTCACAAAATGCCTTGCATAATCATACGCATGAAACCTGAAAAAGGAAACATCACTGCACATGAAACGACCCATGCTATAGGGAGCTCGTACTTCCAACAAATTATAATGGGATTAAATCACAAGGTTCAAAAAAGTAATAGGCATAAATTGTGTGTTGTCAGTGCTTAGCATCTAGCTTGCCTAGGAATCAGCAGGTGTCATGTGTGCCCAGGCATTCCCTAGAGACACTGTACAGAAGAGCTGCTGGCAGGGCTGGAAAGGTTGGAGAACACAGAAGAGAACAATGTTGCTACAGGAAAAGATAACTTAGTGCGGACCAATGCACACCCACTGATTCTAAACAACTGCTACACATGCATTTTGATTGTGTGGAAAACCTGGTTATAAAGAGATGTGCTCTACCTGGTGGAGAGACATGGAAAAAATCCCCAAAGCACTACATTGTATCCTagctaggagcaaacaataacaaatcATCCTCCGGAGGGTATCTACATCGCCTTGCAGGCAGGAGTGGGGACTGCAGCACCACCCGACTGGACTTATGTGGAAGCTGATCTGCTAGGAAGGAACCGGTGGCTCTCCATAACCCAAACAACACAGGTTGTGTTTCCTTTTCTCCCTTGGATTGCTGTGTACTTGGGTTGCTCCCTTGCTGTTCTCATGGGTGCTAAACTGCTGACACACTTCCAATACTGTGTGTGAGAACTGTGCTGGTGGAAGGAGTGTTAGATGCTTCCTAAATTTGAGGTGCAGAGAGTTTCCGTAGTTATAGCAGATACACATGACATTATGATATATAAGCTCAACATTTGCAAGTGCTAACAGCAAACAATTTGAGACCATGTACAACAGCAAAGCCTTTATTCCAAACAAGTTGACGTAGGCTAGCGAGAAACCAAGTAGGAACCACACACACCCACAAAAACAAGGTGAGGCTTGGTGGTGTGTGTGGCAATCTCTAGTAGAGAAGATGAGCACAAAAGAGAATGAAACAATGAAGAAAACAACAAAAAGACTGCAGCTAAGGCCTGGATTTGAGTAGCAACAAAATTTAGGAAGTAGAGTGAACTCACCCCACTAAGTCAGCTTTAAGCACCGCCTCCAACAAGTCCGCACGGTTCGGCAGTGCACGGTACATCTCGGATGAGGGAAATGGCGTGTGCAGGAACCAGCCTACCTTCATGTTGATATTATACTGCTTCAGCAACTTGGGAAGGCACATCAAATGGTAGTCATGGCACCATATGATATCTCCTTCCTTATAAATTTTGCACACTGTCTCTGCGAACATCTGATTTGCTTGAGTATACTTTTCATACTGTGACTTGATGTCTTTTGCCTTATTGATCTTGTACTCTTGCTGGAGCCCCAAGTAATGGAAGAGTGGCCAGAGAATTTTGTTGCAATACCCGCTGTAGTACTGGTCCATCAACTCCTCATCCAGGAACACAGGCACGCACCTCTTAAAAAACAATAACAATGTTGGTTAACCCAGCCAAATCACCACTTACCATCAACAACGTCAAAGACTACATGGGTTTGTGAGAATTTAACCAACCCGCTTGAATAGTCCCTCGGTGATTAATTTTTGATCGGTCTCATTGGGGACACTGACGCCAGGCCAGCCGACCCACATCATCTGCACATCTTTAACACCTGCGGCAACATTGCTTTAAAATTCAgcgctgctatacacacgacaaTATTGGACGATCTTTGGACGATGCAGCACATCTGACCGTACGTACGcagagcaaaaactggatgcaccgtCAATCATCCGTCGTCCTCAGTTCGTGCGGGCAAACTGTCGTCCGCACAGTAGTTCTGTTTAAAATTATGACTCGCAGCACATCACATTGCCAAGAAACAAAATCACTTGTAATTGAGGGCTCAGATCACATCATATATAATGGAGTGCCAGAAAAACAACATCATGAGGGGACTCACAGCCTACGAAGCTCAGATACAGCAGAAAACTAGCGTGCAGGGGTCATATCAATGATGATTTATATATATGACAACAGAATATACGAACGTATCACCGTATCCGTATGCTGGCAACCTAGCTCAGAGCATATCGCATCGCCAGAAAAAGGATGTGGGGGTTCTCGATCAGGGGGATTACCTTGCAGGGCGCTGACGAGACCGCCAGAGCTGCTTGGATATTCCCACTTCTTAACCGGGTGGCGCTTGGCCGTGACGGGGAGCCGATTGGCCACGATCAGGACGCGACCATTCGGCCCTAGAAGAGCAGACAGGCGGCTAGCGGGGACTTGCTCCGTTGATTCGAGGGGCTGGTTGAGAGCGGTGGCGGGCGAAGTGCCTGGACCGCTAGCTGCGGAGGCGCGGTCGGCTCGATCCTTCGCGCCTGAGACAGGAAGGAGGCCAGGGGCGGAATTCGCCGGGTCCTCGGGCTCCTTCGACTCGGTGTCCACTGCGTCCGTCGACGAGGACCCCGGAGAGGAGGAGCAAGTCAGGAGGCGGCGCGCGGTGCCGCTCTCCCGCAGAATCCTCTCGAGGAGGAACCGGGTGGTGGCCGCGTCGGCGTCGTAGAGCGCGGAGGGGTCGGCCGACACCGCGCCATGGCCGCCGAGGTCGCGGAGGAGGCAGCGGTTATGCGCGACGGGCGACCCGGCCGcctccagcggcggcggcgcgtgtaGCATTCCGCCGAGCAGTTGGCGGGCGACGGCGGGGGGATGTGGGAGGGGCGGGGGGCGGGAGGGGTTTGGCTTTGCCGCCGCGGTGGTTGTGGGGCCCGTCTCCGCGGCGCAAACGCAACGGTCTCGTCTCGGTATATACCGCCGCGGTTGTTCTGGAACAAACGGAGACGGGACACGCGCCGCCCGGTTTCACAAATGATTGTTACGCGATTGGTAAGGGTATACAGTGAACTATCGGTGTGGGACCGACTTGTCAGTGCCTGGGTCTGCCGCTGATCTGGTGTGCTGTTACCTTACGTGTGATTATGAGCTGGGAGGTTGCAGTTtaagaaatactccctctgtaaactaatataagagcgtttagatcactacgctcttatattagtttacggagagaGTAATATTTTCTACGCGATTGCTAGAGAGGCGTGCTAGACCATCTGCTGTGGGACTGCTATGTCAGTGGCTGGGTCTACGCGGTTGTTCAGGGTGATGTTATCTTACGTGTGTTATTATGAGCTGGCCAGTGGAAACAACCGTGCATTTTTACTTTTCCATTTgtagaaaaatagaaacaagttGTTTCTAGCGTGCCTGTATCTATGTTCTGTTTTAGTTTTCTCGAGCAAATCTAGATTGCTTTTGTTGGAAAATTGATAATACTCCCCCCCTAACCATATTTAGCAATTGAACTGctaaaatgacacatattatggtagaAAGGTAGTAGTACCATGTTTTTGGGGATTATGTACTTTTTCAAAGTCTAGTTAAGGACCTAGATCATCACAACTGGATTTTTATTAGAAGTTGTTTACCACACATACCATATGGTAACCAATAATAATGTGTTCAGAAAGATAGACACCACACATGATATCCAACATTAATGTTGCATTGTGTTTCTAAAATGATGTAATCATCTTGAAAGAGGCTTTGGATGGACTTACTACCCTAAACAAAATGTATATGTGCTTGAGATCGAACCATGCCCCCCCCACCTTCTCCCCCGCGACTGTTGTAGctcttttcaggtccagaattccagttacCGAGAATTTCCCTCTTCATATAGATCTTGCTTAATAAGAGAGAAAAGATattagaattgcatcataaagtgaaatatTAACGCAAAACATTATAAAtatcagtaggaaaacatgatgcaatatGGACGTATCACAACTAGTGGTACTGAAGCATAAGGCTTTCGCCCAAATTCGTTCACGCACCACACCGAGGAACGTCGACCACTTGCCCACACAAGGGAAGACAATGCCGCCACCAAACAAGACCTCACCAACACCAGGATACCCATACGCTACATCCTCTGTTGCCCACACAACCAAAGGATGCCACCATCGCCGCCACCAAGACGCCTGGTGAATAGCTGACCCGACGGACCACCACCCGAGACCATCGCCAGAATGAAAACTAAAAATACAAAGAAAAACGAAACGACAGTGacgatagaaaaagaaaaaaactggaaAACCCCAAAGAAAGATGTGCGGAAAGAATGAAAAACAGTGAAAACTAATAAAGAAACAGAGAGGACATGAGATTTATTTGGATGAAAACCATGAAACAAAAGAAACCaaggaaaagtaaaataaaaaaccAAAGTATAAGGACAAAAAGAAACCCAGTAATCAGGGAAGAAATAAGAAATTCAAAGAAAAatccaaagaaaaataaaaaataaaaataccaAAGTATaatgaagaaaaaaggaaaaaccaatGAAGAAACAAAAACAaccgaagaaaaaagaaaaaaaatagaaagaaaacaaaagaaaaaccggTGCAGAAAAGGAAgcaaagaaaacaaaaggcatgagaAAACTGAGATAAGAaacaaaaaaatcatgaaaaatgaagaaagaaatgaagaaaaaagtttgaaaaaacaaagaaaaacaaaaaccgTTAGATAAAACCAGAgttaacaaaaaaaaggaaaaaaatcaaaGAAACCAGAGCGAAGGGTAGCATATACTGATTCGAATAAACCAGAGTTAAcacaaaaaatgaaaaaacaaaCAAACAGATAAAACTGGACTGGCCCAGTGGCAACGCGTGGGGAAAATATTTAGGCAGCATATATCTCGCTTACCACGAGATATACCTCTCGCGTGGGATAGCGAGCAAATACGGTAATTGGCTGGGGCGTTAATATGTTATTGTGTTTATTCCATCTGATTTCTTTATTCTTTTTGTTTTACGTTTTATGCTTTTTTATCAAACGACTTTTAGAAAAATTGTGAACAATTTTCCAACTCATGGACATTTTTTAAAATATCAAACTATTTTAAAATtcttgaacaattttcaaatttgtATGTTTTCTTAAAATCAATAATAGTTTTCAAATTTTTATTTGTTTTCAATTATTCAAACATTTTTTATTTTCGTGAAAAATTCAAACTCATGATTCTTATAAGTTCGTAAACATTTTTCTGAATTTGGATTTAGTTTCTGAACttcctgaaatttatgaaactcgcaaacattttttgaaaatgatgaGTGATTTTTGAACTCGTCAAGATTTACGTGCACACTTGTGGAATTTTtcaagaagtttccaaatttgctgTCATTTTAAAATCCTACAACGTATTTGAATTGGCAAACTTTTTTTGATTTCATGAAGATTTTTTTATTAGCAAATACTTTTTTAAATTCGTGTCTACTTTTTGAAATTCTCGATTTTTATTGAAATTCATAATATTTTGGAATTCATGAACATGCTGTGGACTTCATGAACTTTTTGTGAATTCATGCATATTTTCCTGAATTCATGAACGTATTTTTATTTCATTGACATTTTTTGATAATCACGATCATTTTTTAAATTCCTGAATATTTTTGAATCCATGAATATTTTCTAAAATTTTCAAACAGTTTTTGTACTCACGAGCATTTTTCAAAATAGTAAACAATTTTAAGATTTCATGAATATTTATATAATCTTGAATTTTTTGGAATTATTGGAATTGTTTCAATCTTTCTTACAAATTCTTGGAATTGTCATGTTTTTCTAAAAAAAGAAAAGCAAAAACtgagaaaaaagaaaggaaaaaaaacgcACCCGCAGTGGGCCGGCCCAAATCCGCGCGGGTGGGTGCGCATAAACCGTGCGGGTTGGCAGCCGCAGCAAGCATCCCGTGTGCATTTGCTCGACCTCCATCGTTCTATGCGGGAATTGGGAGTTCCCAGAACGACAAGAAAAGTGATGTGAGTTACTCAAAAAAAAAGTGATGTGAAAAATGATACGGACTATTATACATAGGCTGCTAACACACGAGATAGAGAAGCACGCTCAAACCCTCACGTGTGCCTGCGCGAATCATAAAACAACTTACCCAATGGTCTATCATGTGACAGAGACTTTGACAAAGCAAACACATTTCTTTTATCCACTACCTATGATGAGTCTACTGGATAGGGATTTTTTTTGTGAACAGTCTACTGGGTAGCATGAAAATGTGCAATTGGTCcacaaaagaaagaaacaaaaaacggCAGGGGATAAAACAAACTCAGCATGCACATTTGTTTTTCAAACTTGGCCATGAGGCACAAGCGAAAATAGTAATAAAAACACTTATATATACATCTTCAAATGTTGTAGCACACCAACACTGTCAGTAAACTATAAACTATGATAAGTACACCTTTGCTTGACAGCTCCTACCATAAATTTCTTTTTGAAAATAGACCACGCGAAAATGAAGGGCCATCAACCTTTGATGGCTGACACTACATTTTTTCTGAAAAAAAATACACGCACTACTTGTTGTGGAAGTACAGTAACCAGAGCTGGTGCTGTTACAGTATATTACAACTGGACAAGTCAAACCTACAATCACGTCAGAGCCTCTTACATTTGAAGCGACCCGTCAGCCTGTTTGTCTGGTGCGGGCGCCGGCTGCGGTGCCGGTTTGACGAAGCGCTTCCAGTACCAATGGCGTGCCCAGACCGCGCCCATGGCCTCTATGGGCACGCCCTTGGTCTCCGGAAGGAAGGCGATGATGAATGCCGTCATGACGACGACCCAGGCGGCGTTGTAGGCGAAGGAGCCATACTTGAAGCTGCAGAGCATGGCGAGGAAGGACTGCGTCTGCACGAAGGTGAGCGTGAGCGAGATGGACTCGCTCATGCTCTGCCCCGCGGACCTCACCTCCAGCGGGAAGATCTCACTGGGGATGATCCACTTGAGCGGCCCCCAGGAGATGCCGAACCCGGCCACGAAGAGGCACACCAGCGCCACCACGGCAACCGCGTAGGGCCTCGGCATCGCCTTCCCGCCGTTGGTGCCCAGCTCTGCGCCGAAGATCCATGTCATCCCCACCAGGCACACGAGCAGGACGCCGCCGCCCAGCTTGAAGAGGAAGCGGCGGCCGAAGCGGTCGACGGAGAGCGCGGCCACGGAGATGGACGCCAGGCTGACGACGTCAGTGATGATGGAGCCGAGGATGGCCTTCTGGCTC encodes:
- the LOC119321869 gene encoding probable alpha,alpha-trehalose-phosphate synthase [UDP-forming] 4, coding for MLHAPPPLEAAGSPVAHNRCLLRDLGGHGAVSADPSALYDADAATTRFLLERILRESGTARRLLTCSSSPGSSSTDAVDTESKEPEDPANSAPGLLPVSGAKDRADRASAASGPGTSPATALNQPLESTEQVPASRLSALLGPNGRVLIVANRLPVTAKRHPVKKWEYPSSSGGLVSALQGVKDVQMMWVGWPGVSVPNETDQKLITEGLFKRRCVPVFLDEELMDQYYSGYCNKILWPLFHYLGLQQEYKINKAKDIKSQYEKYTQANQMFAETVCKIYKEGDIIWCHDYHLMCLPKLLKQYNINMKVGWFLHTPFPSSEMYRALPNRADLLEAVLKADLVGFHAYDYARHFVSACISLLGLEGCLEGIQFDGRIVKVDAFPIGIDAQRFTKALEDPKVKDKITEFKKLFAGRKVILGVDRLDMIKGFLQKLLAFEKFLEKNEELDSEYKVVLLQIAVPTRSDVPEYRKLASQVHELVARVNGRFGTLKATPILHLDQTVDFDSLCALYAITDVALITSLRDGMNLVSYEYVACQESNKGVLILSEFAGAAQSLGAGAIIVNPWDIVEVADAIKRALDMPTEEREKNHRHNYDLVSRHIAQDWAENYVCDLHNATSKAPLPAIHTAVLPIGEAAAQYGKSNNRFLILGFNATLTGQVQFVEGRTDIELKLNPELKQPLKTLCDNENTTVVVVSGYGRSILDENFADYKLWLAAENGMFLPQPGEEWITTRYEQEEISWAGSVKKVFEYFTQRTPRSNFEQRETSLVWNYKYADVQFGRNQATDLLQHLGAYSLSNQSAVIVQGSRSIEVRPTGVTKGKAVDEIIRELDLRNIMATPIDYVLCIGHFLAKDEDIYTLPSFDVQPGAKRKGKGCQAEDCSSVKFDLNHKNYFSCTVGREHSVARYNLKGTSEVVSLLQDLAAAAAPGNMSHPP